In the Deinococcus ficus genome, one interval contains:
- the rplX gene encoding 50S ribosomal protein L24, whose translation MHVKKGDTVVVLSGKHKGQTGKVLLALPRDQKVVVEGVNLVTKHVKPSAANPQGGVEKREGALHASKVSIVDPETGKATRIRKQIVDGKKVRVAVASGKVID comes from the coding sequence CTGCACGTCAAGAAAGGCGACACCGTCGTCGTTCTGAGCGGCAAGCACAAGGGCCAGACCGGCAAGGTCCTGCTCGCCCTGCCCCGCGACCAGAAGGTCGTCGTGGAAGGCGTGAACCTGGTCACCAAGCACGTCAAGCCCAGCGCTGCCAACCCCCAGGGCGGCGTCGAGAAGCGCGAGGGTGCGCTGCACGCCAGCAAGGTCAGCATCGTCGACCCTGAAACCGGCAAGGCCACCCGCATCCGCAAGCAGATCGTGGACGGCAAGAAAGTGCGCGTCGCGGTCGCCAGTGGCAAAGTCATCGACTGA
- the rpsS gene encoding 30S ribosomal protein S19, with the protein MPRSLKKGPFVDDHLLKKVDTQNETKSKKVIKTWSRRSTIVPEMIGHTIAVHNGKQHVPVFVNEQMIGHKLGEFSPTRAYRGHGADKNAKGSKKK; encoded by the coding sequence ATGCCTCGCAGCCTGAAGAAAGGCCCGTTCGTGGACGACCACCTCCTGAAGAAGGTCGACACCCAGAACGAGACCAAGAGCAAGAAAGTCATCAAGACCTGGAGCCGCCGCAGCACCATCGTCCCCGAGATGATCGGTCACACCATCGCCGTGCACAACGGCAAGCAGCACGTGCCCGTCTTCGTGAACGAGCAGATGATCGGCCACAAACTCGGCGAATTCAGCCCCACCCGCGCCTACCGCGGCCACGGCGCTGACAAGAACGCCAAGGGGAGCAAGAAGAAATGA
- the tuf gene encoding elongation factor Tu, giving the protein MAKGTFERTKPHVNVGTIGHVDHGKTTLTAAITFTAAAADPTIETLAYDQIDKAPEEKARGITINTAHVEYQTPARHYSHVDCPGHADYVKNMITGAAQMDGAILVVSSADGPMPQTREHILLARQVGVPYIIVFMNKVDMVDDEELLELVEMEVRELLSKYEFPGDDLPVVKGSALQALEALQANPKMARGENQWVDKIWELLDALDSYIPTPERDTDKQFLMPVEDVFTITGRGTVATGRVERGIVKVQDEVEIIGLRDTKKTTVTGVEMHRKLLDSGMAGDNVGVLLRGVARDDVERGQVLAKPGSIKPHTKFEASVYILSKDEGGRHSAFFGGYRPQFYFRTTDVTGIVELAEGVEMVMPGDNVTFTVELIKPIAMEEGLRFAIREGGRTVGAGVVAKVLE; this is encoded by the coding sequence ATGGCTAAAGGAACGTTTGAGCGCACGAAGCCGCACGTGAACGTGGGGACCATCGGACACGTCGACCACGGGAAGACCACGCTGACCGCCGCGATCACCTTCACGGCCGCCGCCGCCGACCCCACCATCGAAACGCTGGCCTACGACCAGATCGACAAGGCGCCCGAAGAAAAAGCCCGCGGCATCACCATCAACACCGCGCACGTCGAATACCAGACCCCCGCGCGCCACTACAGCCACGTGGACTGCCCCGGCCACGCCGACTACGTCAAGAACATGATCACCGGCGCCGCGCAGATGGACGGCGCGATCCTGGTGGTGTCCAGCGCCGACGGCCCCATGCCCCAGACCCGCGAGCACATCCTGCTCGCCCGCCAGGTGGGCGTGCCCTACATCATCGTGTTCATGAACAAAGTGGACATGGTCGACGACGAAGAACTGCTCGAACTCGTCGAAATGGAAGTGCGCGAACTGCTCAGCAAGTACGAATTCCCCGGCGATGACCTGCCGGTCGTCAAGGGCAGCGCCCTGCAGGCCCTCGAAGCCCTGCAGGCCAACCCCAAAATGGCCCGCGGCGAAAACCAGTGGGTGGACAAGATCTGGGAACTGCTCGACGCGCTCGACAGCTACATCCCCACCCCCGAACGCGACACCGACAAGCAGTTCCTGATGCCCGTCGAAGACGTGTTCACCATCACCGGCCGCGGCACCGTGGCGACCGGCCGCGTGGAGCGCGGGATCGTCAAGGTGCAGGACGAAGTGGAAATCATCGGCCTGCGCGACACCAAGAAGACCACCGTGACCGGCGTGGAAATGCACCGCAAACTGCTGGACAGCGGCATGGCCGGCGACAACGTGGGCGTGCTGCTGCGCGGCGTGGCCCGTGACGACGTGGAGCGCGGTCAGGTGCTGGCCAAGCCCGGCAGCATCAAGCCGCACACCAAGTTCGAAGCCAGCGTGTACATCCTGAGCAAGGACGAAGGTGGCCGTCACAGCGCGTTCTTCGGTGGGTACCGCCCGCAGTTCTACTTCCGCACGACGGACGTGACGGGGATCGTGGAACTGGCCGAAGGCGTGGAAATGGTGATGCCCGGTGACAACGTGACCTTCACGGTGGAACTGATCAAGCCGATCGCCATGGAAGAAGGCCTGCGCTTCGCCATCCGCGAAGGGGGCCGCACCGTCGGCGCCGGCGTCGTCGCCAAGGTCCTGGAGTAA
- a CDS encoding 50S ribosomal protein L23, with the protein MSHYDIIQAPVISEKAYAGMERGVYSFWVSPKATKTEIKTAIQKAFDVTVVGISTMNVPGKRKRVGKFIGQRNDRKKAIVRLADGQTIAALEGQA; encoded by the coding sequence GTGAGCCACTACGACATCATCCAGGCGCCCGTGATCAGCGAGAAGGCCTACGCCGGCATGGAACGCGGCGTGTACTCCTTCTGGGTCAGCCCCAAGGCCACCAAGACCGAGATCAAGACCGCCATCCAGAAGGCGTTCGACGTGACCGTGGTCGGCATCAGCACCATGAACGTCCCCGGCAAGCGCAAGCGCGTCGGCAAGTTCATCGGCCAGCGCAACGACCGCAAGAAGGCCATCGTGCGCCTCGCCGACGGCCAGACCATTGCTGCCCTTGAGGGCCAGGCCTAA
- the rplN gene encoding 50S ribosomal protein L14, protein MIMPQSRLDVADNSGAREIMCIRVLNSGIGGKGLTTGGGGNKRYAHVGDIIVASVKDAAPRGTVKAGDVVKAVVVRTSHAIKRADGSTIRFDKNAAVIINNQGEPRGTRVFGPVARELRDRRFMKIVSLAPEVL, encoded by the coding sequence ATGATCATGCCCCAGAGCCGCCTGGACGTGGCGGACAACAGCGGCGCGCGCGAGATCATGTGCATCCGCGTGCTCAACAGCGGCATCGGCGGCAAGGGCCTGACCACCGGCGGCGGCGGCAACAAGCGCTACGCCCACGTGGGTGACATCATCGTCGCTTCCGTCAAGGACGCCGCCCCCCGCGGCACCGTGAAGGCCGGCGACGTCGTCAAGGCCGTGGTCGTGCGCACCAGCCACGCCATCAAGCGCGCCGACGGCAGCACCATCCGCTTCGACAAGAACGCGGCCGTCATCATCAACAACCAGGGCGAGCCCCGCGGCACCCGCGTCTTCGGGCCGGTCGCCCGTGAACTGCGCGACCGCCGCTTCATGAAGATCGTGTCCCTGGCCCCGGAGGTGCTGTAA
- the rplE gene encoding 50S ribosomal protein L5, translating into MQTLKGKYNEQVRPALMQQFGYSSVMAVPRIEKIVINEGLGSSKEDSKAIDKAAKELSLITLQKPIITKAKKSISNFKLRQGMPVGVKVTLRGERMYVFLEKLINIGLPRIRDFRGINPNAFDGRGNYNLGIKEQLIFPEITYDMVDKVRGMDITIVTTAKTDEEARALLQAMGLPFRKA; encoded by the coding sequence ATGCAGACCCTGAAAGGCAAGTACAACGAGCAGGTGCGCCCCGCCCTGATGCAGCAGTTCGGCTACTCCAGCGTGATGGCCGTGCCCCGCATCGAGAAGATCGTGATCAACGAGGGCCTCGGCAGCAGCAAGGAAGACAGCAAGGCGATCGACAAGGCCGCCAAGGAACTCTCCCTGATCACCCTGCAAAAGCCCATCATCACCAAGGCCAAGAAGAGCATCAGCAACTTCAAGCTCCGTCAGGGCATGCCCGTCGGCGTGAAGGTCACGCTGCGCGGCGAGCGCATGTACGTGTTCCTGGAGAAGCTGATCAACATCGGCCTGCCCCGCATCCGTGACTTCCGCGGGATCAACCCCAACGCCTTCGACGGCCGCGGGAACTACAACCTGGGCATCAAGGAACAGCTCATCTTCCCCGAAATCACCTACGACATGGTCGACAAGGTGCGCGGCATGGACATCACCATCGTGACCACCGCCAAGACGGACGAAGAAGCCCGCGCTCTCCTCCAGGCCATGGGCCTGCCCTTCCGCAAGGCGTAA
- the rplV gene encoding 50S ribosomal protein L22, whose protein sequence is MTASDTRTRRVSLPAHAVLVERPTEFGKDYDTKKARKQKYVIRRPGYAIAKYVRMSPRKVRLVVDLIRGKSVTEAEAILRFLPRAASEPVAKVLNSAKHNALHNDEMLEDRLVITAAYVDAGPTLKRLIPRARGSANILKKRTSHITIVVGEKGAK, encoded by the coding sequence ATGACCGCTTCTGACACCCGCACCCGCCGCGTCAGCCTGCCCGCGCACGCCGTCCTGGTCGAGCGTCCCACCGAATTCGGCAAGGACTACGACACCAAGAAGGCCCGCAAGCAGAAGTACGTGATCCGCCGCCCCGGGTACGCCATCGCCAAGTACGTGCGCATGAGCCCCCGCAAGGTGCGCCTGGTCGTGGACCTGATCCGCGGCAAGAGCGTCACCGAGGCCGAAGCCATCCTGCGCTTCCTGCCCCGCGCCGCCTCCGAGCCCGTCGCCAAGGTGCTCAACAGCGCCAAGCACAACGCGCTGCACAACGACGAGATGCTCGAAGACCGCCTGGTCATCACCGCCGCCTACGTCGACGCCGGCCCCACCCTCAAGCGCCTGATCCCCCGCGCGCGCGGCAGCGCCAACATCCTGAAAAAGCGCACCAGCCACATCACCATCGTCGTGGGCGAGAAGGGAGCGAAATAA
- a CDS encoding DNA internalization-related competence protein ComEC/Rec2, with translation MTPTEPRPPGRLAWPVPAALGVIGGILLGLGAGWGALVLGLGAALGLLDRRAWLTVLTGLAALAGFASLSAVQRQPDVLAPWMGAQLTLQGRWDGQFLTLREPRARVALAPKPTARPGPLTVSGRLVRPEGRRIPGGFDQAAWLRGQGGLLVPTPSAVLVAARVRESTREGGVRGWFRTGVTAGLNTRQAALMQAIQLGDRNEIGQEDFQEGYAVRDAFSRAGLAHLMALSGQNVALITGLLLFLLGWTPLPTPWRYALTAAALLGFLWLVGPSPSITRAVLMGFAVLAGLMLGRGKPDPLALIALAALACLLAFPLWLLDVGFQLSFLAVLGLTQTARVADRLPARWPHALRLGIAATVLAELATLPVIAHTFGQLPLVGLPANLLAGTVMAALVPLGFLAGLLGPLAAPLNLVNGLLAGALLAVAETFGRAPVLTWGLISPAGFAAYYTVLGAGLLWLLGRLRTPALLAAALACMALTFLPARLHPPRELVYLDVGQGDATLVRLPHLTVLVDAGGSVGSDYDVGGRTVLPALRALGVRKLDLVVATHADTDHIEGLSSVLRGLPVGELWIGQRKTDDPVLTAVLNAARDRDVPVREVRRGDQVTSDGVALTVLWPEGRVWSTEDNENSVALRLDTGHWHAAFLGDLPSATEGILGTGPLNLLKAAHHGSRHSTGDALLAQATPRDAVISVGRNTYGHPHPDVLNRLQTAGTKVWRTDQVGTIRWPIP, from the coding sequence ATGACGCCCACGGAGCCCCGGCCACCGGGCCGACTGGCGTGGCCGGTGCCGGCCGCCCTGGGCGTGATCGGCGGCATCCTGCTGGGCCTGGGGGCCGGATGGGGCGCCCTGGTCCTGGGGCTGGGTGCGGCGCTCGGCCTGCTGGACCGCCGCGCATGGCTGACGGTGCTGACCGGCCTCGCCGCCCTGGCCGGGTTCGCCTCCCTGAGCGCCGTGCAGCGCCAGCCGGACGTCCTGGCCCCGTGGATGGGCGCCCAGCTGACCCTGCAGGGCCGCTGGGACGGGCAGTTCCTGACCCTGCGCGAGCCGCGCGCCCGGGTGGCGCTGGCCCCGAAGCCCACCGCGCGCCCCGGGCCGCTCACGGTCAGCGGCCGCCTCGTGCGCCCCGAAGGCCGCCGGATTCCCGGGGGCTTCGATCAGGCCGCGTGGCTGCGCGGCCAGGGCGGCCTGCTGGTGCCCACCCCGTCCGCGGTGCTCGTCGCCGCCCGGGTGCGCGAGAGCACTCGGGAAGGCGGCGTGCGCGGCTGGTTCCGGACGGGCGTGACCGCCGGCCTGAATACGCGACAGGCCGCGCTGATGCAGGCCATCCAGCTTGGGGACCGCAACGAGATCGGCCAGGAGGACTTCCAGGAAGGGTACGCCGTGCGAGACGCCTTCAGCCGCGCAGGCCTGGCGCACCTGATGGCGCTCTCCGGGCAGAACGTCGCCCTGATCACGGGCCTGCTGCTGTTCCTGCTCGGCTGGACGCCCCTGCCCACCCCCTGGCGTTACGCCCTGACGGCCGCTGCCCTGCTGGGCTTCCTGTGGCTGGTGGGGCCCTCCCCCAGTATCACCCGCGCCGTCCTGATGGGCTTCGCGGTGCTCGCCGGGCTGATGCTCGGCCGCGGGAAACCCGACCCGCTGGCATTGATCGCCCTGGCGGCGCTGGCGTGCCTGCTCGCCTTTCCCCTGTGGCTGCTGGACGTCGGCTTTCAACTGTCCTTCCTGGCCGTGCTGGGCCTCACGCAGACCGCCCGGGTCGCCGACCGGCTCCCGGCCCGCTGGCCCCACGCCCTCCGGCTGGGCATCGCCGCGACCGTCCTGGCGGAACTCGCGACCCTGCCGGTCATCGCGCACACCTTCGGGCAGCTGCCGCTGGTGGGCCTGCCCGCCAACCTGCTGGCCGGCACGGTCATGGCCGCCCTCGTCCCCCTGGGCTTCCTGGCCGGCCTGCTCGGCCCCCTCGCCGCCCCGCTGAACCTCGTGAACGGCCTGCTGGCCGGGGCGCTCCTGGCCGTCGCCGAGACTTTCGGCCGGGCCCCCGTCCTCACCTGGGGCCTGATCTCCCCCGCCGGGTTCGCCGCGTACTACACCGTCCTCGGCGCCGGCCTGCTGTGGCTGCTGGGCCGCCTCCGGACCCCCGCCCTGCTCGCCGCGGCGCTGGCGTGCATGGCCCTCACCTTCCTCCCCGCACGTCTGCACCCCCCACGTGAACTCGTGTACCTGGATGTCGGGCAGGGGGACGCCACCCTGGTCCGCCTGCCGCACCTGACCGTCCTGGTCGACGCGGGCGGATCGGTCGGCAGCGACTACGACGTCGGCGGCCGCACCGTCCTGCCGGCCCTGCGGGCCCTGGGCGTGCGCAAACTCGACTTGGTCGTCGCCACGCACGCCGACACCGACCACATCGAGGGCCTGAGCAGCGTCCTGCGCGGCCTGCCCGTGGGCGAACTGTGGATCGGGCAGCGCAAAACCGACGATCCGGTCCTGACCGCTGTCCTGAACGCCGCCCGCGACCGGGATGTCCCCGTGCGCGAGGTCCGCCGTGGCGATCAGGTCACCTCAGACGGCGTGGCCCTCACTGTCCTGTGGCCGGAGGGAAGGGTGTGGAGCACCGAGGACAACGAGAACAGCGTCGCCCTGCGCCTGGACACCGGCCATTGGCACGCGGCGTTCCTGGGTGACCTGCCCTCGGCGACCGAGGGCATTCTGGGCACTGGTCCTCTGAATCTCTTGAAGGCCGCGCACCACGGCAGCCGCCACAGCACCGGGGACGCCCTGCTCGCCCAGGCCACGCCCCGGGACGCGGTCATCAGCGTGGGCCGCAACACCTACGGCCACCCCCACCCCGACGTGCTGAACCGCCTCCAGACGGCGGGCACGAAGGTCTGGCGCACCGATCAGGTCGGGACGATCCGCTGGCCGATTCCGTAG
- a CDS encoding ComEA family DNA-binding protein yields the protein MTARPDPWTALLAAGTLLVGGLSLQPTLFAAPHAPAVTRAALTPVQVATDPAPVYPSTASVTPLISGRLNLNTASREQLEALPKVGPALAERIIAGRPYRSLADLDRVKGVGPGTLNVLGPLVTF from the coding sequence ATGACCGCCCGGCCCGACCCCTGGACCGCGCTGCTCGCCGCAGGCACCCTGCTGGTCGGCGGACTGAGCCTCCAGCCCACGCTGTTCGCCGCCCCGCACGCCCCGGCTGTGACCCGTGCCGCCCTGACTCCAGTCCAGGTGGCTACCGACCCAGCCCCTGTCTACCCCTCCACCGCCAGCGTCACGCCCCTGATCTCCGGGCGGCTGAACCTGAACACCGCCTCCCGCGAACAGCTCGAGGCCCTGCCGAAGGTCGGGCCGGCCCTGGCGGAGAGGATCATCGCCGGCCGCCCTTACCGCTCCCTGGCCGACCTGGACCGCGTGAAGGGCGTGGGCCCGGGCACCCTGAACGTACTCGGGCCGCTGGTCACCTTCTGA
- the rpsJ gene encoding 30S ribosomal protein S10 — MVAPKIRIKLRGFDHKALDQSASKIVDTVRRTGAEVSGPVPLPTRIRRFCVLRSPFVNKDSREHFEIRTHNRLVDITNPTKKTIDSLMTLDLPTGVDIEIKTVGGRA, encoded by the coding sequence ATGGTCGCCCCGAAGATCCGTATCAAACTGCGTGGCTTTGACCACAAGGCGCTGGACCAGTCCGCCAGCAAGATCGTGGACACGGTTCGGCGCACCGGGGCGGAAGTGAGCGGTCCCGTGCCGCTCCCCACCCGCATCCGCCGCTTCTGCGTGCTGCGCTCCCCCTTCGTCAACAAGGACAGCCGCGAGCACTTCGAGATCCGCACCCACAACCGCCTGGTGGACATCACCAACCCCACCAAGAAGACCATCGACAGCCTCATGACCCTGGACCTCCCCACGGGCGTGGACATCGAGATCAAGACCGTCGGGGGCCGCGCATGA
- the rpsQ gene encoding 30S ribosomal protein S17 yields MKKTFTGVVVSDKADKTVSVKVERKFAHPLYGKVVTRSHKYAAHDENNEFRIGDRVEIIAVRPISKTKTWKVTKLVERPRGIETTAVETEGGQA; encoded by the coding sequence ATGAAAAAGACCTTCACCGGCGTCGTCGTCAGTGACAAGGCCGACAAGACCGTCAGCGTCAAGGTCGAGCGCAAGTTCGCCCACCCGCTGTACGGGAAGGTCGTGACCCGCAGCCACAAGTACGCTGCCCACGACGAGAACAACGAATTCCGCATTGGTGACCGCGTCGAGATCATCGCCGTGCGCCCCATCAGCAAGACCAAGACCTGGAAGGTCACCAAACTGGTCGAGCGCCCCCGCGGCATTGAAACCACCGCCGTGGAAACCGAAGGAGGCCAGGCATGA
- the rplB gene encoding 50S ribosomal protein L2 has protein sequence MAVKKYRPYTPSRRQMTTADFSGLTKKRPEKALTEALPKTGGRNNRGRITSRFIGGGHKRLYRIIDFKRRDKSGVPAKVAAIEYDPNRSARIALLNYADGEKRYILAPEGLTVGATVNTGPEAEPKLGNALPLRFIPVGAVVHALELVPGKGAQLARSAGTSVSVQGKESDYVIVRLPSGELRRVHSECYASIGAVGNAEHKNIVIGKAGRSRWLGRKPHQRGSAMNPVDHPHGGGEGRTGAGRQPVSPWGQPAKGLKTRKKRKNSDRFIITRRGGK, from the coding sequence ATGGCCGTCAAGAAATACCGTCCGTACACCCCCAGCCGTCGCCAGATGACGACTGCGGACTTCAGCGGACTGACCAAGAAGCGCCCCGAGAAGGCGCTCACCGAAGCCCTGCCCAAGACTGGCGGACGCAACAACCGCGGCCGCATCACCAGCCGCTTCATCGGCGGCGGGCACAAGCGCCTGTACCGCATCATCGACTTCAAGCGCCGCGACAAGTCCGGCGTGCCCGCCAAGGTCGCCGCGATCGAGTACGACCCCAACCGCAGCGCCCGCATCGCCCTGCTGAACTACGCCGACGGCGAGAAGCGCTACATCCTGGCCCCCGAAGGCCTGACTGTGGGCGCCACCGTCAACACCGGCCCTGAAGCGGAGCCCAAGCTCGGCAACGCGCTGCCCCTGCGCTTCATTCCCGTGGGCGCGGTCGTGCACGCCCTGGAACTGGTCCCCGGCAAGGGCGCCCAGCTCGCCCGCAGCGCCGGCACCAGCGTCAGCGTGCAGGGTAAGGAAAGCGACTACGTGATCGTGCGCCTGCCCAGCGGCGAACTGCGCCGCGTGCACAGCGAGTGCTACGCCAGCATCGGTGCTGTCGGCAACGCCGAGCACAAGAACATCGTGATCGGCAAGGCCGGCCGCAGCCGCTGGCTGGGCCGCAAGCCCCACCAGCGCGGCAGCGCCATGAACCCCGTGGATCACCCCCACGGCGGTGGTGAAGGCCGTACCGGCGCCGGGCGTCAGCCTGTCAGCCCCTGGGGCCAGCCGGCCAAGGGCCTCAAGACCCGCAAGAAGCGCAAGAACAGCGACCGCTTCATCATCACCCGCCGCGGCGGGAAGTAA
- the rplD gene encoding 50S ribosomal protein L4 codes for MAQINVIGKNGGRTIDLDLPEVNTGVLHDVVTWQLASRRRGTASTKTRAQVSKTGKKMYGQKGTGNARHGDRSVPTFVGGGVAFGPKPRSYSYTLPRKVRQLGLAMALADRQEGGKLLAVDGFDLADAKTKSFVKWAKDNGLDGTDRVLIVTDDEQTRLAARNVAWATVMPVMGLNAYDILRHDRLVIDAVALEPAQDELEGEEQ; via the coding sequence ATGGCGCAGATCAACGTCATCGGCAAGAACGGGGGCCGCACCATTGACCTCGACCTGCCGGAAGTGAACACCGGCGTCCTGCACGACGTGGTCACCTGGCAGCTGGCCAGCCGCCGCCGCGGCACCGCCAGCACCAAGACCCGCGCGCAGGTCAGCAAGACCGGCAAGAAGATGTACGGCCAGAAAGGCACCGGTAACGCCCGTCACGGCGACCGCAGCGTCCCCACCTTCGTGGGTGGCGGCGTGGCCTTCGGGCCCAAGCCCCGCAGCTACAGCTACACCCTGCCCCGCAAGGTCCGCCAGCTGGGCCTCGCCATGGCCCTGGCCGACCGCCAGGAAGGCGGCAAGCTGCTGGCCGTGGACGGCTTCGACCTGGCCGACGCGAAGACCAAGAGCTTCGTGAAGTGGGCCAAGGACAACGGCCTGGACGGCACCGACCGCGTGCTGATCGTCACCGACGACGAGCAGACCCGCCTCGCCGCCCGCAACGTCGCCTGGGCGACCGTGATGCCCGTCATGGGCCTGAACGCCTACGACATCCTGCGTCACGACCGCCTCGTGATCGACGCCGTGGCCCTGGAACCCGCTCAGGATGAACTGGAAGGGGAAGAACAGTGA
- the rpmC gene encoding 50S ribosomal protein L29 gives MKPSDMRNLTDADFQKEIDARKKELMELRFQAAMGTLAQPHRVTQLRREVAQLNTIRREQVVASLKGEQA, from the coding sequence ATGAAGCCCAGTGACATGCGGAACCTGACGGACGCCGACTTCCAGAAGGAAATCGACGCCCGCAAGAAAGAACTGATGGAACTGCGCTTCCAGGCGGCCATGGGTACCCTCGCCCAGCCGCACCGGGTCACGCAGCTCCGCCGTGAAGTGGCCCAGCTCAACACGATTCGCCGTGAGCAGGTCGTGGCGAGTCTCAAAGGAGAGCAGGCATGA
- the rpsC gene encoding 30S ribosomal protein S3 produces the protein MGNKINPNGFRLGITRGWNSRWYAGKKQYATLLKEDEKIRKLVDRKLSAAGIARVEIERAGQQVNVIISAAKPGIVIGKGGDSIKQLRGDIEKLVSAGTVAVNVAEIPNPNISAPLVALRIAEQIERRFAFRRAMKQAAQRVMESGARGCKIVLSGRLGGAEQARTEMVREGRVPLHTLRADIDYGTARAETTYGSLGIKVMVFNGEVIGGRTETIARPQRRDRDERRPEGGDRPNRRRPTARRRTGGE, from the coding sequence ATGGGTAACAAGATCAACCCCAACGGCTTCCGCCTGGGCATCACCCGCGGCTGGAACAGCCGCTGGTACGCCGGCAAGAAGCAGTACGCCACCTTGCTCAAGGAAGACGAGAAGATCCGCAAGCTCGTCGACCGCAAGCTCAGCGCCGCCGGCATCGCCCGCGTCGAGATCGAGCGCGCCGGCCAGCAGGTCAACGTGATCATCAGCGCCGCGAAACCCGGCATCGTGATCGGCAAGGGCGGCGACAGCATCAAGCAGCTGCGCGGCGACATCGAGAAACTCGTGTCCGCCGGCACCGTGGCCGTGAACGTCGCCGAGATCCCCAACCCCAACATCAGCGCCCCCCTGGTCGCCCTGCGCATCGCCGAGCAGATCGAACGCCGCTTCGCGTTCCGCCGCGCCATGAAGCAGGCCGCCCAGCGCGTGATGGAATCCGGCGCCCGCGGCTGCAAGATCGTGCTCTCCGGCCGCCTCGGCGGGGCTGAACAGGCCCGCACCGAAATGGTCCGCGAAGGCCGCGTGCCCCTGCACACCCTGCGCGCCGACATCGACTACGGCACCGCCCGCGCTGAGACCACCTACGGCAGCCTGGGCATTAAGGTCATGGTCTTCAACGGCGAAGTCATCGGTGGCCGCACCGAAACCATCGCCCGTCCCCAGCGCCGCGACCGCGACGAGCGCCGCCCCGAAGGTGGCGACCGCCCCAACCGCCGCCGGCCCACCGCGCGCCGCCGCACCGGAGGTGAATGA
- the rplC gene encoding 50S ribosomal protein L3: MKGILGTKVGMTQIWKGDRAVPVTVVLAGPCPVVQRKTATTDGYEAVQIGFAPKSEKRVSKPAAGHFKKAGVSPVRFLREFRGFAPEGDTVNVDIFAEGEKIDATGTSKGKGFQGVMKRWNFAGGPASHGSKKWHRRPGSIGQRKTPGRVYKGKKMAGHMGMERVTVQNLEVVEVRADENLILVKGAIPGANGGLVVLRQAAKGGR; this comes from the coding sequence ATGAAAGGCATCCTCGGCACCAAGGTCGGCATGACCCAGATCTGGAAGGGCGACCGCGCCGTTCCCGTGACGGTCGTGCTCGCCGGCCCCTGCCCCGTCGTGCAGCGCAAGACCGCCACGACGGACGGCTACGAGGCCGTGCAGATCGGCTTCGCGCCCAAGAGCGAGAAGCGCGTCAGCAAGCCTGCCGCTGGTCACTTCAAGAAAGCCGGCGTGAGCCCCGTGCGTTTCCTGCGCGAGTTCCGCGGCTTCGCCCCTGAGGGTGACACCGTGAACGTGGACATCTTCGCCGAAGGCGAGAAGATCGACGCGACCGGCACCAGCAAGGGCAAGGGCTTCCAGGGCGTCATGAAGCGCTGGAACTTCGCCGGTGGTCCCGCCAGCCACGGCTCCAAGAAGTGGCACCGCCGCCCCGGCTCCATCGGCCAGCGCAAGACCCCCGGCCGCGTGTACAAGGGCAAGAAGATGGCCGGACACATGGGCATGGAACGCGTCACCGTCCAGAACCTGGAAGTCGTGGAAGTCCGCGCCGACGAGAACCTGATCCTCGTCAAGGGCGCGATCCCCGGCGCGAACGGTGGTCTCGTTGTTCTCCGCCAGGCCGCCAAGGGAGGCAGATAA
- the rplP gene encoding 50S ribosomal protein L16 — protein MLLPKRTKFRKQHRGRMTGDAKGGDYVAFGDFGLIALEPAWIKSNQIEACRIVMSRHFRRGGKIYIRIFPDKPVTKKPAETRMGKGKGAVEYWVSVVKPGRVMFEVAGVTEEQAKEAFRLAGHKLPIQTKMVKREVYDEAQ, from the coding sequence ATGCTTCTCCCGAAGCGCACCAAATTCCGTAAACAGCACCGTGGCCGGATGACCGGCGACGCCAAGGGCGGCGACTACGTGGCCTTCGGCGACTTCGGTCTGATCGCCCTGGAGCCCGCCTGGATCAAGAGCAACCAGATCGAGGCCTGCCGCATCGTGATGAGCCGCCACTTCCGCCGCGGCGGGAAGATCTACATCCGCATCTTCCCCGACAAGCCCGTCACGAAAAAGCCCGCCGAAACCCGAATGGGGAAAGGTAAGGGTGCCGTGGAGTACTGGGTCAGCGTCGTGAAGCCCGGCCGCGTGATGTTCGAGGTCGCTGGCGTGACCGAAGAACAGGCCAAGGAAGCCTTCCGCCTGGCCGGTCACAAGCTGCCCATCCAGACCAAGATGGTCAAGCGCGAGGTCTACGATGAAGCCCAGTGA